A genomic region of Dehalococcoidia bacterium contains the following coding sequences:
- a CDS encoding RsmD family RNA methyltransferase → MRIITGTAKGQQIRAPKGVRLRPTSELTRSMMFSILESMDADWSLVLDIYAGTGSLGIEALSRGAGWVDFIEQDPKCCAAINENLSNTGFSDRACVYCMAAMKAVSYLKKQYGIVVMGPPYRDKAFLQLVEKLAVSTLVGRGSTIVAEHSYHLPLESKYGDFNLIKERKHGDTCISIYQ, encoded by the coding sequence ATGCGAATTATTACCGGTACAGCTAAGGGGCAACAGATAAGAGCGCCTAAGGGTGTCCGCTTGCGTCCTACGTCGGAATTGACGCGGAGCATGATGTTTTCAATATTGGAATCCATGGATGCCGATTGGTCGCTTGTGCTTGATATATATGCTGGCACCGGTTCTCTTGGTATCGAGGCGCTGAGCAGGGGCGCCGGCTGGGTTGATTTCATAGAACAGGATCCTAAATGCTGTGCGGCGATAAATGAGAACCTGTCGAATACCGGGTTTTCGGATCGGGCCTGCGTATATTGTATGGCTGCGATGAAAGCGGTCTCTTATCTCAAGAAGCAGTATGGTATCGTAGTGATGGGACCGCCTTACCGTGATAAAGCTTTCCTTCAGTTAGTTGAGAAGCTGGCCGTTTCTACGTTGGTTGGCAGGGGTTCCACCATAGTTGCAGAGCATTCCTATCATCTTCCTCTCGAATCGAAATATGGCGATTTCAATCTGATAAAAGAGCGCAAGCACGGCGATACCTGTATTTCAATCTATCAATAG
- a CDS encoding DUF5661 family protein: protein MKVPQYVTVAEVKRVCKELGLRDWTKIKDPKVTAKEAQVILKVVNVKKMKIALEDFRIGLEVELEHGTMFDDANVTNNHPILTGMIVLAHMKETLDYYQRLDVAEIEGDLLKAVLSKKLDKIEAKYKKLIKAQGALNKVVAAQLK, encoded by the coding sequence ATGAAGGTTCCGCAGTATGTAACGGTCGCCGAGGTGAAGAGGGTTTGCAAGGAACTGGGTTTAAGGGATTGGACGAAAATTAAAGACCCAAAGGTAACAGCCAAAGAAGCGCAGGTCATCCTAAAGGTCGTGAATGTGAAAAAAATGAAGATCGCTCTGGAAGACTTCCGTATAGGACTCGAAGTCGAGTTGGAGCACGGCACTATGTTTGATGATGCCAACGTGACAAACAACCATCCAATACTCACGGGCATGATCGTGCTGGCTCATATGAAGGAAACGCTCGATTATTATCAGAGGCTCGATGTCGCCGAGATAGAGGGGGATTTGCTCAAGGCTGTTCTGTCTAAGAAGCTCGATAAGATCGAAGCGAAGTATAAGAAACTCATCAAAGCCCAGGGTGCCCTTAATAAGGTAGTTGCTGCACAATTAAAGTAG
- a CDS encoding lysophospholipid acyltransferase family protein, whose amino-acid sequence MPWFHDLGIAFVMRPLLYLTTRYRVEGRENVPINGPLIVVSNHLSMTDPSVLSTSIPRLIIFMAKEEVFSHPILGPFAKGWHSFPVRRGQIDREALRQADQTLRDGLALGIFPEAKRSAGKLQQGYFGAALIALRSKSPILPVGIKGADKMNNISYIFHRPELVINIGKPFTLPHSGGRLTKEQLAPATDIIMRKIAELLPESYRGYYADREGV is encoded by the coding sequence ATGCCGTGGTTTCATGATCTGGGTATCGCTTTTGTAATGAGGCCCCTTCTCTACCTGACCACCCGTTATCGGGTCGAGGGCAGGGAGAACGTTCCTATAAACGGGCCTTTGATCGTCGTGTCCAATCATCTCAGCATGACCGACCCCTCGGTGCTTTCCACGAGCATACCGCGCCTTATCATATTTATGGCTAAGGAAGAGGTGTTCAGCCATCCCATATTGGGACCTTTCGCCAAGGGCTGGCATTCATTTCCGGTGCGGCGCGGACAGATCGACAGGGAGGCGCTGCGGCAGGCCGATCAGACGTTGCGCGACGGTCTGGCGCTTGGTATATTTCCGGAAGCAAAGAGGAGCGCCGGAAAGTTGCAGCAGGGATATTTCGGGGCCGCATTGATCGCGCTGCGCAGCAAGAGCCCGATCCTGCCCGTAGGCATAAAAGGTGCGGACAAAATGAATAATATCAGCTATATATTTCATCGCCCGGAGCTGGTCATTAATATCGGGAAGCCGTTCACGCTGCCGCATTCCGGCGGCAGGCTGACCAAGGAGCAATTGGCTCCGGCTACGGATATCATCATGAGGAAGATAGCCGAACTATTGCCTGAAAGCTATCGGGGGTATTATGCGGATAGAGAAGGCGTCTGA
- the coaD gene encoding pantetheine-phosphate adenylyltransferase, with amino-acid sequence MVLALYPGSFDPVTMGHVDIAERAAALFDGVVVGVYEVPPKQLLFSTNERVALMKKALKHIPNAKVVSYEGLTVEFARKMKAKVIVRGLRMSSDFEKEFEMALMNKKLAYDIEVVCFMTKLEFEFVSSSLLKEAARLGGHIDDLVPPHVMDALNEKFSKK; translated from the coding sequence TTGGTTCTAGCCCTTTATCCAGGAAGCTTTGACCCGGTTACAATGGGGCATGTTGATATCGCGGAGCGCGCGGCCGCGCTTTTCGACGGGGTTGTTGTTGGAGTATACGAGGTTCCGCCAAAGCAGTTGCTGTTTAGTACCAACGAAAGGGTCGCGCTGATGAAGAAAGCCCTGAAACATATACCCAACGCGAAGGTGGTCAGCTACGAAGGACTCACGGTGGAATTCGCCAGGAAGATGAAAGCCAAGGTCATTGTGCGCGGCCTGCGTATGAGCTCCGATTTCGAGAAAGAGTTTGAAATGGCCCTGATGAACAAAAAGCTGGCATATGACATCGAGGTGGTGTGTTTCATGACGAAGCTGGAATTTGAGTTTGTCAGCTCGAGCCTGCTCAAGGAGGCGGCGAGGCTGGGTGGGCATATAGACGATCTGGTTCCTCCGCATGTCATGGATGCCCTGAACGAGAAGTTCTCTAAGAAGTAG
- a CDS encoding CvpA family protein produces MNWFDIILIAVLVLSTVIGIWRGFISMIMPLIGIIVGIILAGLYAPTVGGWLSIDNADYAKWAGYAIILVGTLIISIIFAVILTKFVHLALLGWLNRLLGGIFGLASGALLCAAVLAACVKYGLGTDFIQGSGIAQLMLDWIPGILVLLPGDFDSVKDFFQ; encoded by the coding sequence ATGAACTGGTTCGACATCATCCTTATCGCGGTTTTAGTACTCTCCACCGTAATCGGCATATGGCGCGGCTTCATCAGCATGATAATGCCTCTCATCGGCATTATTGTCGGCATTATCCTGGCGGGGTTGTACGCGCCGACCGTCGGGGGGTGGCTGTCAATAGATAACGCAGATTATGCCAAATGGGCAGGATACGCGATAATCTTAGTCGGTACCCTGATTATATCCATTATCTTTGCTGTTATTCTAACCAAGTTTGTCCACCTGGCATTACTGGGATGGTTGAACAGGTTGCTAGGGGGAATATTTGGATTGGCATCGGGAGCACTGCTGTGCGCGGCGGTACTTGCCGCATGCGTAAAATACGGACTAGGCACCGATTTTATCCAGGGCTCCGGGATCGCGCAATTAATGCTCGACTGGATCCCGGGCATCCTTGTTCTATTGCCGGGTGATTTCGACTCAGTTAAGGACTTTTTCCAGTAA
- the cmk gene encoding (d)CMP kinase, with amino-acid sequence MQKPSTIAIDGPAACGKTTVGKLLAQKLGYRFIDTGAMYRALTWEALRLGVDIDDEIALSDLAERTKMEIPAGKDDGIIVNGRYIDRELRGPEVDFGVSPVAKVAGVRKVLVREQRLMAREGGLVMVGRDIGTNVLLDADLKIYLDVSVEEQARRRYKEMVEHGEKVEYEDILAGLVRRDGIDSKRSVNPLAKAADAVVIDTDKLNADGVLKEISKIIEGQ; translated from the coding sequence ATGCAAAAACCATCTACTATAGCGATAGACGGCCCGGCGGCCTGCGGGAAGACTACTGTCGGTAAGCTTCTGGCGCAGAAGCTCGGCTACAGATTCATCGACACCGGCGCCATGTATCGCGCGCTGACCTGGGAGGCTTTACGGCTCGGCGTGGATATCGATGATGAAATCGCCCTGAGCGATCTGGCGGAGCGGACGAAGATGGAGATACCGGCGGGAAAGGACGACGGCATAATCGTCAACGGCCGGTATATCGACCGCGAACTGCGCGGCCCGGAGGTCGATTTCGGAGTTTCTCCCGTAGCCAAGGTGGCCGGCGTGCGCAAGGTTCTGGTGCGCGAGCAGCGCCTCATGGCAAGGGAGGGCGGGTTGGTGATGGTGGGGCGGGATATCGGCACCAACGTCCTGCTTGACGCCGACCTCAAGATTTACCTCGATGTTTCCGTTGAGGAGCAGGCCAGACGCCGCTACAAGGAGATGGTGGAACATGGCGAAAAGGTTGAATATGAAGATATACTTGCCGGGCTCGTTCGCAGGGACGGCATCGACAGCAAGCGCTCCGTGAATCCGCTGGCGAAGGCGGCAGACGCGGTCGTTATCGATACCGATAAACTAAACGCCGATGGTGTCTTGAAAGAGATTTCAAAAATAATCGAGGGTCAATAA
- a CDS encoding class I SAM-dependent methyltransferase has translation MPQEPTWLYFPEWLKNDSWHFPYAYSTFRKHIPRDSTVLEIGFGSGRILTKIAGELNCRCVGVDIPDHAFPTIAFFCKQEGVYVDAMKGDGFALPFKDGSFDVVYSEGVIEHFPVERSLQMLKEHARVCKPGGIVIVSVPNKFALFHSLTKRLLGPRFLFYPEASYSNNHLSSLVKQAGLRPIEKDGFAFGCQFYMFQAFFIEETFPKATRIIGNTGLRILKKTHLYHFDNPRLNAIIGFQTMIIGQKTPISD, from the coding sequence ATGCCTCAAGAACCAACCTGGCTGTATTTCCCCGAATGGCTCAAGAACGACTCCTGGCATTTCCCCTACGCTTACAGCACCTTCCGAAAGCATATCCCCAGGGATTCGACTGTTCTGGAAATCGGCTTCGGCAGCGGGCGCATCCTCACAAAGATCGCCGGAGAGCTGAATTGCAGATGCGTCGGCGTAGATATACCGGATCACGCCTTCCCCACCATCGCATTCTTCTGTAAGCAGGAGGGGGTATACGTAGACGCGATGAAGGGAGACGGTTTCGCGCTCCCGTTCAAGGACGGCTCTTTCGACGTCGTCTATTCGGAGGGGGTGATCGAGCATTTCCCGGTCGAACGCTCGCTGCAGATGCTTAAAGAACACGCAAGAGTATGCAAACCCGGCGGGATAGTTATAGTATCGGTTCCCAACAAATTCGCCTTGTTCCACTCGCTGACGAAGCGGCTGTTGGGCCCGCGTTTTCTCTTTTACCCGGAGGCAAGCTACTCTAACAATCATCTGTCGAGTTTGGTCAAGCAGGCAGGATTAAGGCCGATAGAGAAAGACGGATTTGCCTTCGGGTGTCAGTTCTACATGTTCCAAGCCTTCTTTATAGAAGAAACTTTCCCGAAAGCAACGAGGATTATAGGTAATACGGGATTGCGCATCTTAAAGAAGACGCACCTTTATCACTTTGATAACCCGCGCCTGAACGCCATAATCGGATTTCAGACAATGATTATAGGGCAAAAAACCCCGATATCTGACTAG
- a CDS encoding YfhL family 4Fe-4S dicluster ferredoxin — MAYKIVETCISCGACESECKNDAISEGDTIYVIDPNKCTECVGAALEPRCVGICPLDDCIILDPAHKEDKAALLEKWRKLHPGETPVAGTF, encoded by the coding sequence GTGGCCTATAAAATTGTCGAGACATGTATAAGCTGTGGAGCTTGCGAGTCGGAATGTAAAAACGACGCGATAAGCGAAGGCGATACGATTTATGTGATCGATCCGAATAAATGCACGGAGTGCGTCGGTGCGGCTCTTGAGCCGCGGTGCGTCGGTATATGCCCGCTTGATGATTGCATTATACTCGATCCTGCCCACAAAGAGGATAAAGCTGCATTGCTTGAGAAGTGGCGTAAACTCCATCCGGGGGAGACGCCGGTCGCCGGAACTTTCTAG
- a CDS encoding lamin tail domain-containing protein, with protein sequence MRISGLLFLAVLSIVAALVSVLNYADKAGVALGADDNGAPTTGCIVINEIMYNPPQSGTDSAYEWFELYNMCDENIELVGWGIRDNGGYDTIPSIGISAHGFAVVAASECFFENLSTYNATVFLIQDGKIGSNGLGNEGDRLILTDDGGNIIDALSYGSDTTINASWMKKVTEGHSMERQPAGGAFDDNSNPTPGFGWSDVTPTPTPTPTSTLIPTPIPTPTPTLTPTPTTTPTPTPTPTPTPTPTPTTTPSPSPTPAGTVASRGDVLINEVQYDPPQAGTDSRWEWFELYNACDETIDIVGWVIEDNGGNDSIPSMSISAHGFVVVAASEGFFENHPEYDSAIVFMEDGKIGSNGLSNSGDCLILTDSEGNVIDDLSYGDNDSITSPPYAKVTEGHSMERQPAGGSFIDNSEPTPGTGLPPPTPTPVPTPSPSPTPSVSPTPAVPGTVADRSDIVINEVQYNPPQSGSESGYEWFELYNTRDFAISLSGWRVSDNYSSDTIPLANISPHGYLVVAASSAFHENFPNYTGAIVFIEDGRIGNGLGNSGDLLILRDSDDNAIDSLSYGEDDSITSTPHAKVGEGHSMERCPSGGSFIDNSEPTPGSGLNDCAPIPEASPIATNSSVGTVANRSAVLINEVQNNPIQPGSDTDWEWIELYNPGIEAVDLIGWKISDNHDADDIPVLNLPAGELVVVAASGNFSDNFPDYDGAIVFIADGRIGNGLGNGGDHLVLKDSAGTTIDEISYGDNDSITSPPWPDVVESHSLERSPCGGQFIDNDAPTPGRCLAIISNSVDCADTEPVAPVSDESDLDMKHKQQSADASLSASGKAHTSSPYGSSDEFPGFSLSALFITLFLSLASTLAWVAYRRKAG encoded by the coding sequence ATGCGTATTAGCGGCTTATTGTTTTTGGCAGTTCTGTCAATTGTGGCAGCATTGGTTTCAGTACTCAATTATGCAGATAAAGCGGGAGTTGCCCTGGGCGCGGATGACAATGGAGCCCCGACTACCGGTTGTATAGTCATTAATGAAATTATGTATAACCCGCCGCAATCGGGGACAGACAGCGCATACGAATGGTTCGAATTGTATAACATGTGTGACGAGAATATCGAATTGGTTGGCTGGGGAATCAGGGACAATGGAGGCTACGATACAATTCCGTCGATTGGTATATCGGCGCACGGGTTTGCAGTAGTAGCTGCTTCCGAGTGCTTCTTTGAAAACCTCTCTACTTATAATGCAACGGTATTTCTTATACAGGATGGGAAAATCGGCAGTAATGGGCTGGGCAACGAAGGAGACCGTCTTATTTTGACAGACGATGGAGGAAATATTATTGATGCGCTTTCGTACGGGAGCGATACTACAATAAATGCGTCGTGGATGAAGAAGGTTACAGAAGGACATTCTATGGAGCGCCAGCCGGCAGGCGGTGCGTTTGATGACAACTCGAATCCTACTCCGGGGTTCGGTTGGTCGGATGTGACTCCGACTCCTACGCCCACGCCAACGTCCACACTTATCCCTACGCCAATCCCCACGCCAACGCCTACACTCACGCCAACGCCTACCACTACACCTACGCCTACACCCACGCCCACACCCACACCCACACCCACGCCCACAACTACACCGAGTCCGTCGCCAACTCCCGCGGGCACGGTTGCGTCAAGGGGCGATGTGTTAATCAATGAAGTCCAATACGACCCGCCACAGGCCGGTACTGATTCAAGATGGGAATGGTTTGAGTTATACAATGCATGTGACGAGACTATAGATATAGTCGGCTGGGTCATCGAGGACAACGGGGGGAATGATTCAATTCCTTCGATGAGTATATCAGCTCACGGTTTTGTAGTAGTAGCCGCTTCGGAAGGCTTCTTTGAAAACCATCCCGAATACGATAGTGCAATCGTTTTTATGGAGGATGGGAAAATTGGCAGCAATGGGTTGAGCAACAGTGGAGACTGCCTGATATTGACGGATAGTGAAGGGAACGTAATCGACGATCTCTCATATGGCGATAACGATAGCATAACATCGCCGCCGTACGCCAAGGTCACTGAGGGACATTCCATGGAGAGACAACCGGCGGGCGGCAGCTTCATCGATAACTCGGAGCCCACGCCGGGGACAGGTCTGCCGCCTCCCACACCGACCCCCGTGCCGACGCCCTCTCCTTCGCCTACGCCCTCGGTCTCGCCTACGCCTGCTGTTCCGGGGACAGTCGCCGACAGGAGCGATATCGTTATCAACGAGGTGCAGTACAATCCGCCGCAATCGGGATCTGAATCGGGGTACGAATGGTTTGAACTTTACAATACGCGAGACTTCGCGATTTCGCTGAGCGGCTGGAGGGTGAGCGATAATTACAGCAGTGACACTATCCCTCTCGCGAACATTTCGCCTCACGGTTACCTGGTCGTCGCCGCGTCGTCTGCCTTTCACGAGAACTTCCCGAATTACACCGGCGCCATCGTCTTCATCGAGGACGGCCGTATAGGTAACGGCCTGGGCAACAGCGGCGACTTGCTCATACTGAGAGATTCCGATGATAACGCGATCGATTCGCTCTCTTATGGCGAGGATGATAGTATAACGTCGACGCCGCATGCGAAGGTTGGGGAAGGCCATTCCATGGAGCGTTGTCCATCGGGCGGCAGCTTCATCGATAACTCGGAACCTACGCCGGGGTCGGGCTTGAACGACTGTGCCCCGATACCCGAGGCTTCTCCAATCGCGACGAATTCCTCGGTCGGCACCGTTGCCAATCGAAGCGCCGTTCTGATCAATGAAGTTCAGAACAATCCGATACAGCCGGGATCTGATACAGACTGGGAGTGGATCGAGCTCTACAATCCGGGTATTGAGGCTGTCGACCTGATCGGATGGAAGATAAGCGATAATCATGACGCGGACGACATTCCGGTGCTTAATCTTCCCGCGGGCGAACTGGTCGTAGTGGCCGCCTCGGGAAATTTCTCGGATAACTTCCCGGATTATGATGGGGCAATCGTATTTATCGCGGACGGCCGTATCGGCAACGGGCTTGGGAACGGGGGCGATCATCTCGTCCTGAAAGACAGCGCGGGGACAACAATCGACGAAATTTCATACGGCGATAACGACAGCATAACCTCGCCGCCCTGGCCGGATGTCGTCGAGAGTCATTCCCTGGAGAGGTCTCCCTGCGGCGGGCAGTTTATCGACAATGATGCGCCCACGCCCGGGCGCTGTCTTGCGATTATCTCCAACAGCGTAGATTGCGCGGACACGGAGCCGGTCGCGCCTGTGTCGGATGAGAGCGATTTGGATATGAAGCATAAACAGCAGTCGGCGGATGCGTCTCTGTCGGCAAGCGGCAAGGCACATACGTCATCGCCTTATGGGAGTTCGGATGAATTTCCCGGCTTTTCCCTCAGCGCCCTATTCATCACTCTGTTTCTATCCCTCGCATCAACATTGGCCTGGGTGGCATACAGGCGCAAGGCCGGATAA
- a CDS encoding MTH938/NDUFAF3 family protein — protein MLKFDKFGFGSAVIDGTKHIRDLVLLPDDTIKHRDGGFWVVGSHCINKDEIQQLFDSGAKTIIIGIGILSRARLSDEAKIYAEKQSAELVILPSRDAVQKWNQLTDEGKRAAALIHITC, from the coding sequence ATGCTCAAGTTCGACAAGTTCGGTTTCGGTTCAGCCGTAATTGACGGAACAAAACACATCCGTGACCTCGTCCTCCTCCCTGACGACACAATAAAACACAGGGACGGTGGCTTCTGGGTAGTCGGCTCTCATTGTATCAATAAAGATGAGATACAGCAGTTGTTCGACTCGGGCGCGAAGACGATCATTATCGGTATAGGCATATTATCTAGAGCCCGCCTTTCAGATGAAGCAAAGATATACGCAGAAAAGCAATCAGCCGAGTTGGTCATTCTGCCGTCTCGCGACGCAGTGCAAAAATGGAACCAACTGACCGACGAAGGGAAGAGAGCAGCAGCACTGATTCACATCACCTGCTGA